A segment of the Panacibacter ginsenosidivorans genome:
TGTTGTAATTCCTGTTATCTGGGTAACGGTTATCATTTTGTTGTGGAGGCCTGGTAGTGATATCGTTGTCTCTTCTTTGATTATTATTCCTGTTGCTATTGTTATCTCTGTTCCTGTTGATGTCATTAGTCATGTCTCTGTTTATATCAACATGATTATTGTTCCTGTTATCATTTACACGATCTCTTGGATCAGGCTTTCTGTTGTCGTTATTATTGTTATTATCAGTACGTCTTTCCGGAGTTCTTATAACTCTTGGATTTTGATTTGGCGTATTGTTATTATGAGATGGTAAACCGTTACCATTAGCATCTATCCTGCTGTTACGGTTATCATTTCTTATTGCAGGATTCCTGTTTACCTGCGGCCTGTAAATATTAACGGTGTTATTATTGGTAATTCTTGTTGCACCTGGTCTTGCACTATTGCTTACTCTTAATTCATTAACCCTTCTGCCTGTATATCTTTCCACTTCCATCCTGCTTGGCCCTGTTACATACCTTGTATTGCGATAGATATTCGTATTGTTGATAATAGTAGTATTTCTAATGATGGTAACATTGCGGCTTCTGTTGACTGCATAACGGTTAAAGTTATTATAGCCTATATATCGCCTTGGTACGAAACACCAGTTATTAGCAGGCATATAATTACCAAAACCAAAGCCTATGCTGATGTTAATGCCGGGTGCAAGTGGCGCCCAACCATAATAATCACCACCTGTTCTCCAGCCTACCCATGCAGGGCCCCATTGATAACCCGGCACCCACATCCAGCCATAGAAAGGATCGTTTGCCCAGCGACCGTAGTGAAAAGGCGCCCAACCCCATCTGTAGTCAGAAGCCCATGTCCATCCATAGTTACTGTATACCCAATGGCCCCTTGTGTAGTAAGGAGTAAAGCCAGTTTCATAAGGAATCCAGACCTGGCCGTAAGATGGAGAATTTATCCAGTGCCCGTAAGGACTTAATTCATTTACAAAAACATTTATGTTTACATCTGATTCAGAAGGTTCATCATAATAATCATTGTCATCATCATTATAAGAATCATCATCCTGATAATTGTCATACCTGTCGTTATCATCCGGGTATTGAGCTGTAGCGCTTCGTGAAGTGCTGCAACTCATTAATACCGTCATAGATAAAACAGTGAAAAGAGAGTTGTTGAATTTTGCTTTCATTTTATAAATTTTAGTTGTTGTTGAATAAGCATATAAATTCAATACTTGTACCAATTCAACTAACAAGTGTTATTTC
Coding sequences within it:
- a CDS encoding DUF6600 domain-containing protein — encoded protein: MKAKFNNSLFTVLSMTVLMSCSTSRSATAQYPDDNDRYDNYQDDDSYNDDDNDYYDEPSESDVNINVFVNELSPYGHWINSPSYGQVWIPYETGFTPYYTRGHWVYSNYGWTWASDYRWGWAPFHYGRWANDPFYGWMWVPGYQWGPAWVGWRTGGDYYGWAPLAPGINISIGFGFGNYMPANNWCFVPRRYIGYNNFNRYAVNRSRNVTIIRNTTIINNTNIYRNTRYVTGPSRMEVERYTGRRVNELRVSNSARPGATRITNNNTVNIYRPQVNRNPAIRNDNRNSRIDANGNGLPSHNNNTPNQNPRVIRTPERRTDNNNNNDNRKPDPRDRVNDNRNNNHVDINRDMTNDINRNRDNNSNRNNNQRRDNDITTRPPQQNDNRYPDNRNYNNRNNDQQNRQNNQRPPSDFNRNQQPQNRSLDQNRNNGQRPDYNNNRSNGHSWQPSQQQPQRNAPARPAPPQQRDSRRRPA